The following coding sequences are from one Sphingobium sp. RAC03 window:
- a CDS encoding LacI family DNA-binding transcriptional regulator encodes MKRQKASSLADLSALAGVSISTVSRALADNPLVAVATRDKIKQLAREHDFQINVAARNFRLQRTGAVGVILPLGHETEQHLTDPFFMSLIASLADALADRGYDLLLSRVIPSNDQWLKAFVESGKVDGVIIVGQSDQIDVIETVSASYAPLIVWGASIPGYSQLTVGSDNFEGGRLAAQHLLAQGRKKLTFVGNPAVPEFAARFAGFNAAIAQAGVPQGAVLPSHVTAEAAYATVRTYLKEDAAPDGIVAASDVIALNALRAIADHGLRVPEDVAVVGYDDVFIAEQTTPPLTTIRQNFVLGAQMMVDLLFRRIAGEEAASVSLQPTLVLRASA; translated from the coding sequence ATGAAACGCCAGAAAGCCTCCAGCCTTGCCGACCTGTCCGCACTTGCCGGCGTGTCCATATCCACGGTTTCCCGCGCCTTGGCCGACAATCCGCTGGTCGCGGTCGCTACCCGCGACAAGATCAAACAGTTGGCGCGCGAGCATGATTTCCAGATCAATGTCGCGGCGCGCAATTTTCGGCTCCAGCGCACCGGCGCGGTCGGGGTGATATTGCCGTTGGGCCATGAGACCGAGCAGCATCTGACCGATCCCTTCTTCATGAGCTTGATCGCCTCACTGGCCGACGCGCTGGCCGACCGCGGTTATGACCTGCTGCTCTCGCGCGTCATTCCCTCGAACGACCAGTGGCTCAAAGCCTTTGTCGAATCCGGCAAGGTGGATGGCGTCATCATCGTCGGGCAATCGGACCAGATCGACGTGATCGAAACAGTGTCCGCCAGCTATGCGCCGCTGATCGTGTGGGGGGCGTCGATACCCGGTTACAGCCAGTTGACCGTGGGGTCCGACAATTTCGAGGGCGGACGGCTGGCTGCGCAGCATCTTCTGGCGCAAGGCCGGAAAAAGCTGACCTTCGTCGGCAATCCAGCGGTGCCGGAATTCGCGGCCCGCTTTGCTGGTTTCAACGCGGCGATCGCGCAGGCTGGGGTGCCGCAAGGCGCTGTCCTGCCCTCGCATGTCACGGCCGAAGCCGCCTATGCGACGGTACGGACATATTTGAAAGAGGATGCGGCGCCGGACGGCATCGTCGCTGCGTCGGACGTGATTGCGCTCAATGCGCTGCGCGCAATTGCCGACCATGGATTGCGCGTGCCCGAAGATGTCGCCGTGGTGGGCTATGACGATGTGTTCATCGCCGAACAGACGACGCCACCGCTGACGACGATTCGGCAGAATTTCGTGCTGGGCGCGCAGATGATGGTCGACCTGCTGTTCCGCCGGATCGCAGGCGAGGAGGCCGCCTCCGTCTCCCTTCAGCCAACGCTCGTGTTGCGCGCTTCGGCCTAA
- a CDS encoding glycoside hydrolase family 68 protein — protein MGELRRMSEMPAISHWTAKDVERIDRATAPCAPVIPAQRRVIETLDLWDYWPVQTVDGHPADIAGGTLFIALSAPILPDPDARHAVARMRLLHRVEGEWRDLGPVLPDGFSPGSREWSGSTILSPDGGTITLYYTVAGVRGEVETSFAQRLFFTCAALTVQDGAIALSPWSEPVEFLEPDDVHYSRDMAGGGAVGTIKAFRDPAFFRDPADNQDYILFAGSIARSRSAWNGAVGIARRVVDQEWQILPPLVEADGLNNELERPHVIMRDGRYYLFWSTQTKVFAADGPVGPTGLYGMVADGLFGPWQPLNGSGLVFGNPQSAPFQAYSWLVLPDLCVQSFADLVGLAEPPRDVVQARAHFGGTPAPELRLMIDGEKAWLA, from the coding sequence ATGGGCGAGCTTCGCCGCATGAGCGAAATGCCTGCCATCAGCCATTGGACTGCAAAGGACGTCGAGCGCATCGATCGCGCTACAGCGCCTTGCGCTCCGGTCATCCCGGCGCAGCGCCGCGTCATCGAGACGCTGGACCTGTGGGATTATTGGCCGGTGCAGACCGTCGATGGTCATCCGGCCGATATTGCAGGCGGCACGCTGTTCATCGCGCTGTCGGCACCCATTTTGCCCGATCCGGACGCAAGGCATGCCGTGGCGCGGATGCGGCTGCTGCATCGCGTCGAGGGTGAATGGCGCGATCTGGGGCCGGTTTTGCCGGACGGTTTTTCGCCCGGCAGTCGCGAATGGTCCGGTTCGACCATCCTGTCGCCCGACGGCGGGACGATCACGCTTTATTATACCGTGGCCGGCGTTCGGGGCGAGGTGGAAACCAGCTTTGCCCAGCGGCTATTCTTTACCTGCGCGGCCTTGACCGTGCAGGATGGCGCCATAGCGCTTTCGCCATGGTCGGAGCCTGTCGAGTTTCTGGAGCCGGACGATGTTCATTACAGCCGCGACATGGCAGGCGGCGGTGCGGTCGGCACGATCAAGGCGTTTCGCGATCCGGCCTTTTTCCGCGATCCGGCCGACAATCAAGACTATATCCTGTTTGCCGGATCGATAGCCCGGTCGCGGTCGGCATGGAATGGGGCGGTCGGCATTGCGCGCCGGGTCGTTGACCAGGAGTGGCAGATATTGCCGCCGCTGGTCGAAGCGGATGGGCTGAACAATGAGCTGGAACGTCCGCATGTCATCATGCGGGACGGGCGCTATTATCTGTTCTGGTCGACGCAGACCAAGGTGTTCGCGGCAGATGGCCCGGTTGGACCGACCGGGCTTTACGGGATGGTGGCGGACGGGCTGTTTGGCCCGTGGCAACCGCTCAATGGGTCGGGGCTGGTGTTCGGCAACCCACAGTCCGCGCCGTTCCAGGCCTATAGCTGGCTGGTGCTGCCGGATCTATGCGTGCAGAGCTTTGCCGACCTGGTCGGGTTGGCGGAGCCGCCGCGCGATGTCGTGCAGGCGCGGGCGCATTTCGGCGGCACCCCGGCCCCCGAATTGCGGCTTATGATCGACGGCGAGAAGGCGTGGCTGGCATGA
- a CDS encoding ROK family protein, giving the protein MTTTETMIAGVELGGTKCIATLARGKDILRQERWATEGPETLDEISAALAAWQDEAPFAAIGIGSFGPLCLDASSPHFGHMENTPKPGWAGADVHGHFARRFALPVGIDTDVGGAALAEGQWGAAMGCAVHGYATIGTGVGLGLVVDGKAVHGRLHPEAGHMRIRRTPGDMFEGACPAHGDCLEGLIGGPALAARANGALADMPDDDPLWDRVARELGEWVAMLILCVSPQRLVIGGGVLDYRPTLLAKIRVAVAANLGGYLAGLDLAALETLIVPPALGRDAGPLGAIIVGQNALRGSQA; this is encoded by the coding sequence ATGACGACAACGGAAACCATGATCGCGGGCGTCGAATTGGGCGGTACCAAATGTATCGCGACGCTGGCGCGGGGCAAGGATATCCTGCGGCAGGAGCGCTGGGCGACCGAAGGGCCAGAGACGCTGGACGAGATTTCGGCGGCCTTGGCGGCATGGCAGGACGAGGCGCCGTTCGCGGCGATCGGGATCGGCAGTTTCGGGCCGCTATGCCTGGACGCCAGCAGTCCGCATTTTGGCCACATGGAGAATACGCCCAAGCCCGGCTGGGCGGGGGCGGATGTGCATGGCCATTTTGCGCGCCGCTTCGCCCTGCCCGTCGGCATCGACACGGATGTCGGGGGCGCGGCCCTGGCCGAGGGGCAATGGGGCGCGGCGATGGGATGTGCGGTGCATGGCTATGCGACGATCGGGACGGGCGTTGGCCTTGGCCTGGTGGTCGATGGCAAGGCGGTGCATGGCCGCCTGCACCCTGAGGCGGGGCATATGCGTATCCGGCGGACGCCGGGCGATATGTTCGAAGGCGCCTGCCCTGCCCATGGTGATTGCCTGGAGGGGCTGATCGGTGGTCCGGCGCTGGCGGCGCGGGCGAACGGCGCGCTGGCGGATATGCCCGATGACGATCCGCTTTGGGATCGGGTGGCGCGCGAACTGGGCGAATGGGTGGCGATGCTGATCCTGTGCGTGTCGCCCCAGCGACTGGTGATCGGCGGCGGGGTGCTGGATTACCGTCCGACCCTGCTTGCGAAGATACGGGTGGCGGTCGCCGCCAATCTGGGCGGTTATCTGGCGGGGCTGGATCTCGCTGCGCTGGAGACGTTGATCGTGCCGCCTGCCTTGGGGCGCGATGCGGGGCCATTGGGGGCGATCATCGTGGGGCAGAATGCGTTGAGGGGGAGCCAGGCATGA
- a CDS encoding tannase/feruloyl esterase family alpha/beta hydrolase — MNEWRYSGIAAAIVALSGCTSLTDVAPTAAVGDRCTAFASTLQGHWPDASTRVTSAVFVPEGPAPAPDPRGFQYDSTVPLKAHCDVQAVMAERQGMDGQSYAIKFHLRLPMEWNGRFLFQGGGGTNGDIGNALGALAGVGLVTPALAQGYAVVSQDSGHDNAVNSDPAKGGAVAFGFDPQARRNYAYASLGAVTDAAKAAIATFYGSAPRYSYFAGCSKGGQEGLAVAHRYPDAFDGIVAAAPGMSLPRAALAQAWDVQTFGRLVPPGPDGLRPFGQLANAFSTSELGIVRQAILKACDAKDGVADGLVSHYGQCGNADVLPVLRGFACSGQRNGQCLSNLQIDALVRSMAGPRKSDGSPLYVRFPWDGGVGEPGWAVWKVGLAKEGVPALSIVVGGSALSAIFQTPPKLVAADPQGMMQWQMGYDFDRDADAIYRVAAPFPTSGWDMMSARSPGIDGFRAAGGKLIVPHGAADPVFSLDDTLQWYREVDARYAGKGADTVRVFPVPGMNHCEGGPSTDRYDAFAAMVDWVEQGRAPEQLNAVAPAASPWPGRTRPICRYPAYARYKGQGDVEKKESFECVRG, encoded by the coding sequence ATGAACGAATGGCGCTATTCTGGCATAGCCGCCGCGATCGTGGCGCTGAGCGGCTGCACATCGTTGACCGATGTCGCGCCGACCGCAGCGGTTGGTGATCGCTGCACCGCCTTTGCATCGACACTGCAAGGCCATTGGCCCGACGCCTCGACAAGGGTGACCAGTGCTGTGTTCGTCCCGGAAGGGCCAGCGCCTGCGCCCGATCCGCGTGGTTTTCAATATGACAGCACGGTTCCGCTGAAAGCACATTGCGACGTGCAGGCTGTAATGGCCGAGCGGCAGGGCATGGATGGTCAGAGCTATGCGATTAAATTCCATCTGCGCCTGCCGATGGAATGGAATGGTCGTTTCCTGTTCCAGGGCGGCGGTGGGACCAATGGCGACATTGGCAATGCTTTGGGCGCGTTGGCCGGTGTCGGTCTGGTAACGCCAGCGCTTGCGCAGGGCTATGCCGTAGTCAGCCAGGATTCGGGCCATGACAATGCGGTCAACAGCGATCCGGCCAAGGGCGGTGCGGTGGCGTTCGGCTTCGACCCGCAAGCGCGGCGCAACTATGCCTATGCGTCATTGGGCGCGGTGACCGATGCGGCGAAGGCGGCGATCGCGACCTTTTATGGCAGCGCACCGCGCTATTCCTATTTTGCGGGCTGTTCCAAAGGCGGCCAGGAAGGGTTGGCGGTCGCGCATCGCTATCCTGATGCGTTCGACGGTATCGTCGCCGCGGCACCGGGCATGTCGCTGCCGCGCGCGGCGTTAGCGCAGGCTTGGGACGTGCAGACATTCGGACGCCTGGTGCCCCCCGGCCCCGATGGCCTGCGACCGTTCGGACAATTGGCGAACGCATTTTCGACCAGCGAATTGGGAATCGTGCGGCAGGCCATACTGAAGGCGTGCGACGCCAAGGATGGCGTGGCCGATGGTCTGGTGTCGCATTATGGCCAGTGCGGCAATGCAGATGTGCTGCCGGTCCTACGCGGTTTCGCCTGTTCCGGACAGCGAAACGGACAATGTTTGTCCAATTTGCAGATCGATGCGCTTGTCCGGTCCATGGCCGGTCCGCGCAAGAGTGATGGGTCGCCCCTCTATGTCCGTTTTCCCTGGGACGGCGGCGTTGGCGAACCGGGCTGGGCGGTGTGGAAAGTCGGACTGGCCAAGGAAGGTGTCCCAGCGCTGAGCATCGTCGTCGGCGGATCGGCCCTTTCCGCCATCTTCCAGACGCCGCCCAAGCTGGTGGCTGCCGATCCGCAGGGCATGATGCAATGGCAGATGGGCTATGATTTCGATCGCGATGCGGACGCCATCTATCGCGTGGCGGCCCCCTTCCCGACTTCGGGTTGGGACATGATGTCGGCGCGGTCGCCCGGTATCGATGGGTTCCGGGCCGCTGGCGGCAAGCTGATCGTACCGCACGGCGCGGCCGATCCGGTCTTCTCGCTGGACGACACGCTGCAATGGTATCGGGAGGTCGACGCCCGTTATGCGGGCAAAGGCGCGGACACCGTGCGCGTCTTCCCTGTGCCGGGCATGAACCATTGCGAGGGCGGGCCATCGACCGATCGCTATGACGCCTTTGCCGCGATGGTCGATTGGGTCGAGCAGGGCCGTGCGCCCGAACAGCTCAATGCCGTTGCCCCTGCGGCCAGTCCGTGGCCGGGCCGTACCCGACCTATCTGCCGATACCCCGCTTATGCCCGGTACAAGGGCCAGGGCGATGTCGAGAAAAAGGAAAGCTTCGAATGCGTAAGAGGATGA
- a CDS encoding SGNH/GDSL hydrolase family protein, protein MRKRMIGRLALGVIAMQAALLPVQAVAADDGRWVASWASSPSLPVAKLPFDFWEPAPEVQGTIRYHLRLSAGGTKVQVRLSGDTQPTDVAIGSATIALADAQGRIDAATIRPLTFSGARSVRLPAGAPLLSDPLPLQVKPGAVAVVSVYLPTKVILPQADPNHRAEWAIGSDQTGSATLRGAKPVSSREIVTSVLVQSDKDARTIVAFGDSITDGFGAKDPLLRGWPGQLAKMLNAKGIANVGIANAGIGGNRVLREEVGPSGLARFDRDALAVPGVTDIVLLEGINDLGLSGLDNPRTDGLHDTITADDLIAGYRQMIARARAQGIKVHGATLTPFLGSTFPGYATPAKEVIRQAINQWIRTSGEFDGVIDFDAAVRDPAAPDHILAQYDCGDKLHPSDEGYAVMAKAAWDHFNF, encoded by the coding sequence ATGCGTAAGAGGATGATAGGCCGACTTGCCCTTGGGGTTATCGCGATGCAGGCGGCGCTGCTGCCGGTGCAGGCGGTGGCGGCGGACGATGGCCGCTGGGTCGCGAGTTGGGCGTCCAGCCCTTCCCTGCCCGTCGCCAAGCTGCCGTTCGATTTCTGGGAGCCGGCACCGGAGGTGCAGGGGACCATCCGCTATCATCTGCGCCTGAGCGCGGGCGGCACGAAGGTTCAGGTGCGCCTGTCGGGCGATACCCAGCCGACCGACGTCGCGATCGGCAGTGCGACCATCGCACTGGCCGACGCGCAGGGCCGGATCGATGCGGCCACCATCCGGCCTTTGACCTTTTCCGGCGCGCGATCGGTACGGCTGCCTGCAGGAGCGCCCCTCTTGTCCGACCCGCTGCCGTTGCAGGTGAAGCCGGGCGCGGTCGCCGTGGTCAGCGTCTATCTGCCCACCAAGGTGATTTTGCCGCAGGCCGACCCCAATCATCGCGCCGAATGGGCGATCGGGAGCGACCAGACCGGGTCGGCGACGTTGCGCGGTGCCAAGCCGGTATCGAGCCGTGAAATCGTGACGTCGGTATTGGTGCAGTCGGACAAGGACGCCCGGACCATCGTCGCCTTTGGCGATTCCATTACCGATGGCTTTGGGGCCAAAGATCCGCTGCTGCGCGGTTGGCCGGGGCAGTTGGCCAAGATGCTGAACGCCAAGGGGATCGCCAATGTCGGCATCGCCAATGCGGGCATCGGCGGCAATCGGGTGTTGCGCGAAGAAGTCGGGCCAAGCGGCCTGGCGCGGTTCGACCGCGATGCGCTGGCCGTGCCGGGCGTCACCGACATCGTCCTGCTGGAAGGGATCAACGATCTGGGGCTGAGCGGTCTGGACAATCCACGCACAGACGGGCTGCATGACACGATCACCGCCGATGACCTGATCGCGGGCTATCGCCAGATGATCGCACGGGCGCGGGCGCAGGGGATCAAGGTCCATGGCGCGACGCTGACGCCGTTCCTGGGTTCGACCTTTCCGGGCTATGCGACGCCCGCCAAGGAAGTGATCCGCCAAGCCATCAACCAGTGGATCCGCACCAGCGGCGAATTTGACGGCGTGATCGATTTCGACGCCGCCGTCCGCGATCCGGCCGCGCCCGACCATATCCTCGCCCAATATGATTGCGGCGACAAGCTCCACCCGTCGGACGAGGGCTATGCCGTCATGGCCAAGGCCGCGTGGGACCATTTCAACTTCTAA
- a CDS encoding TonB-dependent receptor, protein MKHFSFLFIGASVAALSFPALAQDVAPPQAETDMADNYGGDIIVTAQKTSEKLSKAPVAISVVSQDSLNRQGVDSAAALTSTVPGLQSSQNGFAIRGIGSNNSFSGYSTVATQIDGIYDPSAAVLTLGLFDLGSVEVLRGPQGTVYGRNATAGVVNINTADPGKDLGFNADIQYGRFNEVRARAAVDLPISDAFALRIAAYRQVDDGFEGKYGARQNYNKTDQAGLRVNSILRLGDSLTWRLSLNYGENKGTIPLTYMRSRNVYPDANIAAGTFGPIQTIYDEVVNPGQDLVTDNQMDLKYYAARSRLTWQATDALSLTYLAGYSVLKNNGVDAATGVFTQQNINRRTETQSHEVNVNYNAGRFDLVLGGFLYQDKQPSGTRLLHAGDTAPAPFGSILNAAGIAKVAGTGNNITTISGVDVVTSYRGQGTKSQAVFGQGTYELAPGLKILGGVRSTWEQVNQRNIELVCPGDTITLENITPTTCPGIPFVYALTDDTNRPEAKFSNVSWKAGVNYELTPETLAYASVGTGFRGGGLEATGNAPEFREYQPETVTNYEIGVRSSLMGGKLYLAATAFNMDYKDLQVSSIVLNPLTNQVSAVTTNAATARLRGIELEAIIRPTSNDRISGFVSYLDAKIRSFPTASDNLNSGSGNYNGVTGAFGNLPLPTNVVRDVSGNELPNAPKWSARVSYAHIFDLGGAGSLTPSVDFYVQSRTFSDIQNYAQSRRASYTKTDLNLRYETEDGQLSITGFVNNLEDERVANNLVTVWSSTTANYDPPRTYGVRLGMQF, encoded by the coding sequence GTGAAGCATTTCTCATTTCTGTTCATTGGCGCCAGTGTCGCCGCCTTGTCCTTCCCCGCGCTGGCGCAGGATGTAGCGCCACCGCAGGCTGAAACGGACATGGCCGATAATTATGGCGGCGACATCATCGTCACCGCGCAAAAAACCTCCGAGAAATTGTCCAAGGCACCGGTCGCCATCAGCGTCGTGTCGCAGGACAGTTTGAACCGGCAGGGTGTGGATTCCGCTGCGGCGCTGACCAGCACGGTGCCGGGCCTGCAATCGAGCCAGAACGGCTTTGCCATTCGCGGCATCGGCAGCAACAACAGCTTCAGCGGCTATTCGACGGTCGCAACGCAGATCGACGGCATCTATGATCCGTCTGCCGCCGTGCTGACGCTCGGCCTGTTCGACCTCGGCTCCGTCGAGGTTCTGCGCGGGCCGCAGGGCACCGTTTATGGGCGCAATGCGACCGCAGGCGTCGTCAACATCAACACGGCTGATCCGGGCAAGGATCTGGGCTTCAATGCCGATATCCAATATGGCCGGTTCAACGAAGTGCGCGCCCGCGCGGCCGTCGACCTGCCGATCAGTGACGCTTTTGCCCTGCGCATCGCCGCTTATCGTCAGGTCGATGACGGGTTCGAGGGCAAATATGGTGCCCGGCAGAATTACAACAAGACCGACCAGGCCGGGCTGCGCGTCAACAGCATCCTGCGTCTGGGCGACAGCCTGACCTGGCGCCTGTCGCTCAACTATGGGGAAAATAAGGGCACGATCCCGCTGACCTATATGCGCAGCCGCAACGTCTATCCCGATGCCAACATCGCGGCGGGCACGTTCGGCCCGATCCAGACCATCTATGATGAAGTCGTCAATCCGGGTCAGGATTTGGTCACCGACAATCAGATGGACCTGAAATATTATGCCGCCCGGTCGCGCCTGACTTGGCAGGCGACCGACGCGCTGTCGCTCACCTATCTGGCGGGCTATTCGGTGCTGAAGAATAATGGCGTGGATGCCGCAACGGGCGTGTTTACGCAGCAGAATATCAACCGTCGGACCGAAACCCAATCGCATGAGGTGAACGTCAATTATAATGCGGGCCGGTTCGATCTGGTGCTGGGCGGCTTCCTCTATCAGGACAAGCAGCCATCGGGCACGCGCCTGCTGCATGCCGGCGATACAGCGCCTGCGCCGTTCGGCAGCATCCTCAATGCGGCTGGAATCGCCAAGGTCGCGGGCACGGGCAATAATATCACGACCATCAGCGGCGTCGATGTCGTGACCTCCTATCGCGGTCAGGGGACCAAGTCGCAGGCGGTGTTCGGCCAGGGCACCTATGAACTCGCACCGGGCCTGAAGATCCTGGGCGGCGTGCGGTCGACCTGGGAACAGGTCAACCAGCGCAATATCGAGCTGGTCTGTCCCGGCGACACGATCACGCTGGAGAATATCACGCCCACGACCTGTCCCGGCATTCCCTTCGTCTATGCCCTGACCGATGACACCAACCGGCCGGAAGCGAAATTTTCCAACGTCAGTTGGAAGGCCGGCGTGAATTACGAGCTGACGCCAGAAACGCTGGCCTATGCCAGCGTTGGCACAGGTTTTCGTGGCGGTGGCCTCGAAGCCACAGGCAACGCGCCGGAGTTCCGGGAATATCAGCCCGAAACCGTGACCAATTACGAAATCGGCGTGCGTAGCTCGCTGATGGGAGGCAAGCTCTACCTTGCCGCCACGGCGTTCAACATGGACTATAAGGATCTGCAGGTATCGAGCATCGTGCTCAATCCGCTGACCAACCAGGTGTCGGCGGTGACGACCAATGCCGCGACGGCGCGTTTGCGCGGCATCGAGCTGGAAGCGATCATCCGGCCGACGAGCAATGACCGGATCAGCGGCTTCGTCTCCTATCTCGACGCGAAGATCCGGTCGTTCCCGACGGCATCGGACAATCTCAATTCGGGCAGCGGCAATTATAACGGCGTCACGGGTGCATTCGGCAACCTGCCCCTGCCCACCAATGTCGTGCGGGACGTGTCGGGCAATGAACTGCCCAATGCGCCGAAGTGGAGCGCGCGGGTGAGCTATGCGCATATCTTCGACCTGGGCGGTGCGGGTAGCCTGACGCCGAGCGTGGACTTCTATGTCCAGTCGCGGACGTTCAGCGACATCCAAAATTATGCGCAGAGCCGCCGGGCATCCTATACCAAGACCGACCTCAACCTGCGATATGAAACCGAAGATGGGCAGTTGTCGATCACCGGCTTCGTCAACAATCTGGAGGATGAGCGCGTGGCCAATAATCTGGTGACGGTGTGGAGTTCCACCACCGCCAATTATGATCCGCCGCGTACCTATGGCGTGCGCCTCGGCATGCAATTCTAA
- a CDS encoding DUF3237 domain-containing protein, with the protein MADRQFPNDPQTRRSLLLAAGALAAVPVMAKAAAPAPVAEDIPKAEFVYEAIVTLGPPEEIGETPHGKRVRIPITGGTFKGPRINGTIFPEGMDWQLIRPDGMTELEAAYLMREADGTVIHIRNKGVAGKGYARTSAVFEVPNGPHAWLNEAVFAGTVGPVPEMDTPAVRIRMYKLV; encoded by the coding sequence ATGGCCGACAGGCAATTCCCGAACGACCCGCAGACGCGCCGCAGCCTGTTGCTCGCCGCCGGCGCACTGGCGGCCGTTCCCGTCATGGCGAAAGCGGCCGCGCCTGCGCCCGTGGCAGAGGACATTCCCAAGGCGGAATTCGTCTATGAGGCGATTGTGACATTGGGCCCGCCCGAAGAGATTGGCGAAACGCCGCATGGCAAGCGCGTCCGCATTCCGATCACCGGCGGCACGTTCAAGGGGCCACGGATCAACGGCACCATCTTTCCCGAAGGCATGGACTGGCAATTGATCCGCCCGGACGGCATGACCGAATTGGAGGCCGCCTATCTGATGCGGGAGGCCGACGGCACTGTCATCCACATCCGCAACAAGGGCGTGGCGGGCAAGGGCTATGCGCGGACGAGCGCCGTGTTCGAAGTGCCCAATGGCCCGCATGCCTGGCTGAACGAAGCCGTGTTTGCAGGCACGGTCGGCCCAGTGCCGGAGATGGACACCCCCGCCGTGCGCATACGCATGTACAAGCTGGTTTAG
- a CDS encoding MFS transporter → MARIRWLTYLMFLMFAMTSESVGVIIPSVIREFGLGMTAGGAFHYATMSGIALGGVLLGSMADRFGRKPTILVGLALFGLSASLFAWVGSFGLFLVLLFVGGLAVGIFKTAALALIGDISTSTRAHTATMNVVEGFFGIGAIIGPAIVAYLLSHDASWKWLYLIAAALCGLLMILAWRVPYPPVQAKTDSAPMADMLAMMRNRYALAFSSGIMLYVGVETAIYVWMPTLLAGYAGPGWQWAAYALSIFFILRVIGRFAGFWLLERFNWTAVLASCGIAILVCFALAIFGGRPLAVMSLPLSGLFMSVLYPTLNSKGISCFPKPQHGAISGVILFFTCVSAVVAPLAMGLIGDYFGDAIYGFYLATLFAAVLAVGLVLNMIFDPASGELAKRGALDYRA, encoded by the coding sequence ATGGCACGCATTCGTTGGCTCACCTATTTGATGTTCCTGATGTTCGCGATGACATCGGAATCAGTCGGAGTGATCATTCCGTCGGTGATCCGCGAGTTCGGCCTGGGCATGACAGCGGGTGGCGCGTTCCACTATGCGACGATGAGCGGCATCGCGCTGGGCGGGGTCTTGCTGGGATCGATGGCGGACCGGTTCGGGCGTAAGCCGACGATTTTAGTGGGCCTGGCGCTGTTCGGCTTGAGCGCGTCCCTGTTCGCCTGGGTGGGCAGTTTCGGCCTGTTCCTGGTCCTGCTGTTCGTCGGCGGGCTTGCGGTCGGCATCTTCAAGACGGCGGCATTGGCGTTGATCGGCGACATATCGACATCGACGCGCGCGCATACGGCGACGATGAATGTGGTCGAGGGGTTTTTCGGCATCGGCGCGATCATCGGGCCGGCGATCGTCGCTTATCTGCTGTCGCATGATGCGTCGTGGAAATGGCTCTATCTGATCGCCGCTGCGCTGTGCGGATTGCTCATGATCCTCGCCTGGCGTGTGCCCTACCCGCCGGTGCAGGCGAAAACGGACAGCGCGCCTATGGCCGACATGCTGGCGATGATGCGCAATCGCTATGCGCTGGCGTTCAGCAGCGGGATCATGCTGTATGTGGGGGTCGAGACCGCCATCTATGTGTGGATGCCGACATTGTTGGCGGGCTATGCCGGGCCGGGCTGGCAATGGGCGGCCTATGCGCTGTCGATTTTCTTCATCCTGCGCGTCATCGGCCGCTTTGCCGGGTTCTGGCTGCTGGAGCGGTTCAACTGGACCGCGGTGCTGGCCTCATGCGGGATCGCCATCCTGGTGTGCTTTGCGCTGGCCATTTTTGGCGGGCGGCCGTTGGCAGTCATGTCGCTGCCTTTGTCGGGCCTGTTCATGTCGGTGCTGTATCCGACACTCAATTCCAAGGGTATCAGTTGCTTTCCAAAGCCGCAGCACGGCGCGATTTCGGGCGTCATCCTCTTCTTCACCTGCGTCAGTGCGGTGGTGGCACCGCTGGCGATGGGGTTGATCGGCGATTATTTCGGCGACGCCATTTATGGCTTCTACCTCGCGACGCTGTTTGCGGCCGTGCTGGCGGTGGGGCTGGTGCTCAACATGATCTTCGATCCGGCGAGCGGCGAACTGGCAAAGCGGGGCGCGCTCGACTATCGGGCTTGA